The following are encoded together in the Drosophila biarmipes strain raj3 chromosome 3L, RU_DBia_V1.1, whole genome shotgun sequence genome:
- the LOC108035543 gene encoding ATP synthase-coupling factor 6, mitochondrial, with product MFSRVLKPTLVLSRSVTTSASLRYKDPIYHIFLDKVREYRLKSPTGKPIDPGPEYEAELKESLERLALQYGGGEGVDMLAFPKFKLPDIDIDPISVLDLPENQPKPEKKDSKTGDDEKKDQQVKAKDDKKTKTGDKEVKGKGDKKANESKGKDDKDKKK from the exons GAAGCCAACTCTAGTTCTAAGCAGGAGTGTGACCACTTCCGCATCCCTGCGCTACAAGGATCCCATTTACCATATTTTCCTGGACAAGGTGCGTGAGTACCGCCTGAAGAGTCCCACCGGAAAGCCCATAGATCCTGGTCCGGAATACGAGGCGGAACTGAAGGAGTCCCTGGAGCGCCTGGCTCTGCAATACGGTGGTGGTGAGGGCGTGGATATGCTGGCTTTTCCCAAATTCAAGTTGCCCGACATAGACATTGATCCCATTTCGGTTTTGGACTT ACCTGAGAACCAACCGAAGCCCGAGAAAAAAGATTCCAAAACAGGGGATGACGAAAAGAAAGATCAGCAAGTTAAGGCCAAAGATGATAAGAAAACCAAGACAGGTGATAAAGAAGTGAAAGGCAAGGGCGATAAGAAGGCAAATGAATCAAAGGGCAAGGACGATAAGGACAAGAAAAAGTAG